A section of the Salminus brasiliensis chromosome 10, fSalBra1.hap2, whole genome shotgun sequence genome encodes:
- the bmp4 gene encoding bone morphogenetic protein 4 yields the protein MIPGNRMLMVILLCQVVLGESNHASLIPEEGKKKVSGHHPGQSHELLRDFEATLLHMFGLQRRPRPSRSAVVPQYLLDLYRLQSGEADEAGAQEVNFEYPERSTSKANTVRAFHHEEHMEQVPSDGPYTTGTPLRFVFNLSSIPEDELLSTAELRLYRRQIEEAISESQGVGDEGLHRINVYEVLKLPRPGQLITRLLDTRLVRHNTSSWESFDVSPAVLRWTRDRLPNHGLALEVIHLNQTPRHQGKHVRISRSLHQAPDEDWDQLRPLLVTFGHDGKGHPLTRRTKRSSKQRGRKRNRNCRRHALYVDFSDVGWNDWIVAPPGYQAYYCHGECPFPLADHLNSTNHAIVQTLVNSVNSNIPKACCVPTELSAISMLYLDETDRVVLKNYQEMVVEGCGCR from the exons ATGATTCCTGGTAATCGAATGCTGATGGTCATTTTATTATGCCAAGTCGTACTGGGAGAGAGCAACCATGCTAGTTTGATACCTGAGGAAGGGAAGAAGAAAGTGTCGGGTCATCACCCGGGTCAGAGTCATGAACTGCTGCGGGACTTTGAGGCCACGCTGCTGCACATGTTCGGCCTGCAGAGGCGGCCGAGGCCCAGCCGCTCGGCGGTGGTGCCCCAGTATCTGCTGGACCTCTACCGACTGCAGTCGGGCGAGGCGGACGAGGCCGGAGCACAAGAGGTCAACTTCGAGTACCCCGAGAGGTCCACGAGCAAAGCCAACACTGTAAGAGCATTCCATCATGAAG AGCACATGGAGCAGGTGCCGTCAGATGGGCCATACACGACCGGCACTCCACTGCGCTTCGTCTTCAACCTCAGTAGCATCCCAGAGGACGAGCTGCTGTCCACGGCGGAGCTGCGTTTGTACAGACGGCAAATCGAAGAGGCCATCTCAGAGTCTCAGGGCGTGGGTGATGAGGGCCTCCACCGGATAAACGTGTATGAGGTGCTAAAACTGCCGCGGCCTGGCCAGCTGATCACGCGGCTTCTGGACACGAGGCTGGTGCGCCACAACACCtccagctgggagagctttgaCGTGAGTCCGGCTGTGCTGCGCTGGACCCGCGACCGCTTGCCCAATCATGGGCTGGCCTTGGAGGTGATACACCTGAACCAAACGCCTCGGCACCAGGGCAAGCATGTACGCATCAGCCGCTCCCTGCATCAAGCTCCAGACGAAGACTGGGACCAGCTGCGCCCTCTGTTGGTCACTTTTGGCCACGATGGCAAAGGTCACCCGCTGACACGCAGGACCAAACGCAGCTCCAAGCAGCGAGGCCGCAAGCGCAACCGCAACTGCCGACGACATGCGCTCTATGTGGACTTCAGTGACGTGGGCTGGAATGACTGGATAGTAGCCCCTCCCGGCTACCAGGCCTACTACTGTCATGGGGAATGCCCTTTCCCTCTGGCGGACCATCTGAACTCCACTAACCACGCTATTGTACAAACACTGGTCAACTCGGTGAACAGCAATATCCCCAAGGCCTGCTGCGTGCCTACTGAGCTCAGTGCCATCTCAATGCTCTACTTGGATGAGACTGACAGGGTGGTCCTGAAAAACTACCAAGAAATGGTTGTGGAGGGCTGCGGCTGCCGCTAG